The Terriglobus tenax genome contains a region encoding:
- the flgC gene encoding flagellar basal body rod protein FlgC gives MNLFGVMDISASALQAERVRAEVTASNMANAETTRTAEGGPYRRQQVVFQTQGQETNFGSSLMAHLGSNTIGGVEIAGVQDDAKAPVMRFDPGHPDANANGYVAYPDIDPLTEMVDLMSAQRSYGMNASAVQAEKNMITSSLDILK, from the coding sequence ATGAATCTCTTTGGCGTGATGGACATTAGCGCATCGGCTTTGCAGGCAGAGCGGGTACGGGCCGAGGTCACAGCCAGCAACATGGCCAATGCTGAGACGACGAGGACGGCTGAAGGCGGCCCGTATCGCCGCCAGCAGGTCGTCTTTCAGACGCAGGGCCAGGAGACGAACTTCGGCTCGTCCTTGATGGCGCACCTGGGTTCAAACACCATCGGCGGTGTGGAGATCGCAGGTGTACAGGATGATGCGAAAGCTCCTGTGATGCGTTTCGATCCCGGGCATCCGGATGCGAACGCGAATGGATATGTTGCGTATCCGGACATCGATCCATTGACGGAAATGGTGGACCTGATGAGTGCACAACGCAGCTACGGCATGAATGCCTCGGCGGTGCAGGCGGAGAAGAACATGATTACCAGTTCACTGGACATTCTGAAGTAG
- the fliE gene encoding flagellar hook-basal body complex protein FliE — MDAIQLTGSIPQIASTPAVGRTEQAVSPFANVLASAMQDATALEKQAQMTVKGLMDGSGVEVHQAMIATQKADMAFELALQVRNKAVAAYQQMMQMQF; from the coding sequence ATGGACGCAATTCAGCTGACAGGAAGCATTCCCCAAATCGCGAGTACCCCGGCAGTGGGCCGTACGGAGCAGGCGGTTTCGCCTTTCGCCAATGTGCTGGCCAGCGCCATGCAGGACGCCACAGCTTTGGAGAAGCAGGCGCAGATGACGGTGAAGGGGCTGATGGACGGTAGCGGCGTGGAGGTGCACCAGGCAATGATCGCCACCCAGAAGGCCGACATGGCTTTTGAACTGGCGCTTCAGGTGCGCAACAAGGCTGTGGCGGCCTACCAGCAGATGATGCAGATGCAGTTTTAG